Proteins from a genomic interval of Oncorhynchus nerka isolate Pitt River linkage group LG13, Oner_Uvic_2.0, whole genome shotgun sequence:
- the LOC115140528 gene encoding solute carrier family 35 member F6-like → MAWTKYQLFLAGLMLTTGSINTLSAKWADMFSAKGCKDSPEHAFAHPFVQAVGMFLGELSCLAVFHMLLCHDRRRPEPKMNTGQSFNPLLFLSPALCDMTATSIMYVALNMTSASSFQMLRGAVIIFTGLLSVAFLGRRLVASQWTGILITILGLIVVGLADFMSGHKDDSHKLSEVITGDLLIIMAQVIAAVQMVLEEKFVYKHDVHPLRAVGTEGFFGFFILSLLLIPFFYIPVGSFSNNPRHVLEDALDAFCQISHNPMIILALLGNTVSIAFFNFAGISVTKEISATTRMVLDSLRTVVIWVVSLALGWEQFHGLQVLGFIVLLVGAALYNGLHRPVLARILCCASVEEEEVNPVERTRLLDEGRVQEEG, encoded by the exons ATGGGCTGACATGTTCTCCGCAAAGGGTTGTAAAGACTCCCCTGAACACGCATTCGCCCACCCATTTGTACAG gCCGTAGGGATGTTCCTGGGGGAGCTCAGTTGTCTGGCTGTCTTCCACATGCTGCTTTGTCACGACAGACGGAGACCAGAGCCCAAGATGAACACGGGCCAGAGCTTCAACCCCCTCCTTTTCCTTTCCCCTGCCCTCTGTGACATGACCGCAACCTCCATCATGTATGTTG CTCTGAACATGACGAGCGCCTCCAGCTTCCAGATGTTGCGCGGGGCAGTGATCATCTTCACAGGCCTGCTCTCGGTGGCCTTCCTAGGGCGCCGCCTGGTAGCCAGTCAGTGGACAGGCATCCTCATCACCATCCTGGGGTTGATAGTGGTGGGCCTGGCTGACTTCATGAGCGGACACAAGGACGACTCTCACAAACTTAGCGAGGTCATCACTG GTGACCTTCTGATCATCATGGCCCAGGTCATTGCTGCTGTCCAGATGGTTCTGGAGGAGAAGTTTGTCTACAAGCATGATGTTCATCCTTTACGGGCAGTGGGCACTGAAG GGTTCTTTGGCTTCTTCATCCTCTCGCTCCTCCTCATCCCCTTTTTCTACATCCCGGTGGGCAGCTTCAGCAACAACCCCCGCCATGTCCTTGAGGACGCGCTGGACGCCTTCTGCCAGATCAGCCACAACCCCATGATCATCCTGGCATTGCTCGGTAATACAGTGTCCATCGCCTTCTTCAACTTTGCCGGCATCTCTGTCACCAAGGAGATCAGTGCCACCACGCGCATGGTGCTGGACAGCCTGCGCACTGTGGTCATCTGGGTGGTCAGTCTGGCTCTGGGCTGGGAGCAGTTCCATGGGTTACAGGTGTTGGGTTTCATTGTGCTGTTGGTGGGTGCGGCACTGTATAATGGGCTTCATCGCCCCGTGCTAGCAAGGATTCTGTGCTGCGCCAGTGTGGAGGAGGAAGAAGTCAACCCAGTGGAGAGGACGAGATTGCTGGACGAGGGAAGGGTGCAGGAAGAGGGCTAA